A single region of the Betta splendens chromosome 12, fBetSpl5.4, whole genome shotgun sequence genome encodes:
- the LOC114866964 gene encoding uncharacterized protein LOC114866964 codes for MHEEEQGSQDTIIQKIQMHPKGVMLWSKKMLCLFYERCRDDIVYLNATGSIIQKEKGRSAPFYVYELVVRHPSKGSSPVPVAIYVTNDHTTVSVSFFLASFVTDLIRQHGLRIKIRPVMFICDGSIVLLQSLSYNFCGVSLQKLLNRYYNIMTGQAPEDSIRLPILHRCLSHVMKNAKDLCKKHAPKHYHLAMHTFGAMAQATTIEELEEIIVSAAVVFSSSHSGQKVDKHFKNLQLIMTQGGRTDIEDSSIVELDFMNDVGVTSFQRVIKQEEGDKDGEPNMYLSPTFIPALTKFFIPQAALWTGLLLGDLGRHGTGPVYEKFTQRFNRAAQKTTQNYSQDNHTQGIMEKSQWDLKRIRFQRRRLTRLDDFVVTYKMTLNGLLRVQRFIEGQAKETSCR; via the exons ATGCATGAAGAAGAGCAGGGATCCCAGGATACCataatacaaaaaatacaaatgcatCCAAAAGGAGTAATGCTGTGGTCTAAGAAGATGCTGTGCCTCTTTTATGAGCGGTGTAGGGATGATATCGTTTACTTGAATGCTACTGGGAGCATTATTCAAAAAGAAAAGGGTCGCAGTGCACCATTCTACGTGTATGAGCTAGTGGTGCGACATCCTTCAAAGGGATCATCCCCTGTGCCAGTAGCGATATATGTCACAAATGACCAcacaactgtgtctgtgtcatttttCTTGGCCTCATTTGTGACAGACCTAATAAGACAACATGGGCTGAGAATTAAAATAAGGCCTGTCATGTTTATTTGCGATGGCTCCATAGTTTTACTGCAGTCACTGTCCTACAATTTCTGTGGAGTCAGTCTTCAGAAGTTGTTGAACAGATACTACAATATCATGACAGGCCAGGCCCCGGAGGATTCAATTCGACTCCCAATACTGCATCGCTGCCTGAGCCATGTAATGAAAAATGCCAAGGACCTTTGCAAAAAACA TGCCCCAAAACATTACCACCTAGCAATGCATACCTTCGGTGCTATGGCTCAGGCCACAACAATTGAAGAGCTTGAAGAAATCAttgtcagtgctgctgttgtgttctcAAGTTCCCACAGTGGCCAAAAAGTTGACAAACATTTCAAAAACCTTCAGTTGATAATGACACAAGGAGGAAGAACTGACATTGAGGACTCATCCATTGTGGAGCTGGATTTTATG AATGATGTGGGAGTAACATCATTCCAACGAGTGAttaagcaggaggaaggagacaaggACGGTGAGCCCAATATGTATCTTAGTCCAACATTCATTCCTGCATTAACAAAGTTCTTCATACCTCAGGCTGCCTTGTGGACTGGACTACTCTTGG GTGATCTTGGACGTCATGGAACAGGGCCAGTCTATGAAAAATTTACACAGAGGttcaacagagcagctcagaaaaCAACCCAA AATTACTCTCAAGACAACCACACACAGGGCATCATGGAGAAAAGTCAGTGGGACCTTAAGAGGATACGTTTTCAAAGAAGACGGCTTACCCGATTGGATGACTTTGTGGTGACTTACAAGATGACCCTGAATGGTCTGTTGAGAGTTCAGAGATTCATTGAAGGGCAAGCAAAGG AGACATCATGTAGATGA
- the LOC114866955 gene encoding GTPase IMAP family member 8-like produces the protein MYTDGKHKNAIVLYLKTSQYFIDYYHSKYLTAQDRASPPYQLVQSFPACSPAEHSVVDMSVQRHVQSRDLHTLKDPSLLRSFSDIQSWLNRSPLCDGNTGVGKSASGNTILGQAGFESRRSFKSVTTKISEETESVFGKQISVIDTPGILCIGAYSDIQACCEELLRSSRPCVFLVVVKIDRFTEEQHRAVEAALRVIGERGLDRTYLLFTCGDTLERTTLDEFIHEDEEGPLPQLGSRFKERYLMFNNRHGGQQQVRELLEKTAALPRPLVSLDDRRIVLFGVSGAGKSASGNRIVGSDLFRSGCDFDPVSSDCDSHSAVTWGRQVTVIDTPGFGDPKLSPQQITLKILNAIKESSLGVHAFVVVVPIGRLSDEELILLEQFPTLFGNEAPKYTMVLFTHGDKLGGRSIDEVILKSRNASSLVSMCCGRYCVFDNSQRGNRQQVRQFLDKIDEMVAANGGHPCPVDDIQRTPRTRHTAQFKILPEETPRQSARRARTFFEYIKDFIMWLVNFIQDRFPCRQGYRTFPQTYVITVC, from the exons ATGTACACTGACGGAAAGCATAAAAATGCAATTGTCCTCTATTTAAAAACCTCTCAGTACTTTatagactactaccacagcaaatatctgacagcccaggacagagccagcCCTCCTTACCAGCTTGTTCAGtcttttcctgcctgctccccagcagAACACAGCGTAGTGGATATGTCAGTGCAGAGACATGTCCAGAGCAGGGACCTGCACACTCTGAAGGACCCCAGTCTCCTCAGAAG TTTTTCTGACATTCAGTCATGGTTGAACCGCTCACCTTTGTGTGATGGAAACACAGGAGTTGGTAAAAGTGCTTCAGGAAACACCATTTTAGGACAAGCAGGATTTGAATCAAGACGCTCTTTCAAATCAGTGACAACAAAGATCTCTGAAGAAACAGAATCTGTTTTTGGGAAACAGATCTCCGTAATTGACACTCCAGGAATATTATGTATTGGGGCTTATTCTGACATTCAAGCCTGCTGTGAGGAGCTCCTGCGCTCCTCCAGACCCTGTGTGttcctggtggtggttaaaataGATCGATTCACTGAGGAGCAACATAGAGCTGTTGAGGCAGCACTCAGAGTTATTGGGGAACGTGGGTTGGACAGAACCTACCTGCTCTTCACTTGTGGAGACACTTTGGAAAGAACAACACTGGACGAGTTCATCCATGAAGATGAAGAAGGTCCACTTCCACAACTCGGTTCGAGGTTTAAGGAAAGATATCTCATGTTCAACAATAGGCATGGAGGACAGCAACAAGTcagagagctgctggagaagacaG CTGCTCTTCCCAGACCCCTGGTTTCCCTGGACGACAGGAGGATTGTGCTGTTTGGTGTTTCTGGAGCTGGGAAGAGTGCATCTGGGAACAGAATCGTGGGATCAGACCTGTTTCGTTCAGGCTGTGACTTTGATCCAGTTAGTTCAGATTGTGACTCTCACTCAGCTGTTACGTGGGGTCGGCAGGTCACAGTGATAGACACACCAGGCTTCGGAGACCCAAAACTCAGCCCTCAACAAATTACTCTTAAGATCCTAAATGCAATAAAAGAGTCCAGTTTGGGAGTACATGCCTTTGTTGTTGTGGTACCAATTGGTAGGTTGTCAGACGAGGAGCTCATTCTGCTTGAACAATTTCCGACACTGTTTGGGAATGAAGCTCCTAAATACACCATGGTGCTTTTCACCCATGGAGATAAACTGGGCGGTCGGTCCATTGATGAGGTGATCTTAAAGAGTAGAAATGCTTCCAGTCTGGTTTCCATGTGTTGTGGGAGATACTGTGTGTTTGACAACAGTCAGAGAGGAAACAGACAGCAGGTCAGACAGTTCTTGGACAAAATAGACGAGATGGTCGCAGCTAATGGAGGACACCCCTGTCCTGTTGATGACATACAACGGACACCTAGGACACGTCACACAGCACAGTTTAAAATATTACCTGAAGAGACACCAAGACAAAGTGCTAGAAGAGCCCGAACGTTCTTTGAATATATCAAAGACTTTATAATGTGGCTTGTAAATTTTATCCAAGATCGTTTTCCCTGTAGACAGGGATACAGAACATTCCCCCAGACATATGTCATAACTGTATGCTAA